One Elgaria multicarinata webbii isolate HBS135686 ecotype San Diego chromosome 7, rElgMul1.1.pri, whole genome shotgun sequence DNA window includes the following coding sequences:
- the LOC134402023 gene encoding sphingomyelin phosphodiesterase 5-like, with amino-acid sequence MSSKELFGASVFFEKAKMLEKVQNVNLGAGVFFVLHPPTERRMANEAPRTPPGGSPGRPRSPGTALRESPYSNCFLGALDTGLRGLLFPSYWLVSQLLALKQTTAEKGKRCPPHALLVLAKGPILVLLLLLSIPVSLLAFLVWLPLQTARRPFAYQHTPSQAQPEEWVLPGKDKTFSFVTSNICLLPEGLARFSNLAHTEWRAKHIAQQLTKAVARRPSALLHKPSSAEGGGTPGRKKYGAMEPSPPRAYQSLPRGDADVTIEFLQEEEEEEEGKAPALGEISARFPAGVDFLCLQEVFDLWATAHMRRLLAPCYEHIIYDVGAYGLVGCSALKVLNSGLFLASRYPVLAVQYHCYPNGTGEDAFAAKGLLSVQVQLGASQGQRIVGYVNCTHLHAPEPDAQIRCDQLSLGLLWAQLFQDAHTQPGDVVAFNVYCGDLNFDNCSSGDEMEQGHEIFSLYTDPCRVGPRKDKPWAIGTLMDYLEIYQEDVSTPENMKRTLEQVSGREKYLAGPVLANGDPDPSATSSEGRRIDYILYREHPGPVELKTAVEKVYFITQLATCSDHLPVGLRLHLTSSAQPDA; translated from the exons ATGAGCAGCAAGGAGTTATTTGGAGCCTCAGTTTTCTTTGAGAAAGCCAAGATGCTCGAAAAAGTCCAGAACGTGAACCTTGGTGCAGGTGTCTTCTTCGTCTTG cATCCGCCCACGGAGCGACGCATGGCGAACGAGGCGCCCAGGACGCCCCCTGGAGGAAGCCCCGGCCGCCCCCGCTCTCCGGGCACGGCCCTGCGGGAGTCGCCCTACTCCAACTGCTTCCTGGGGGCTCTGGACACTGGGCTCCGAGGCCTCCTGTTTCCCAGCTATTGGCTGGTGAGCCAGCTGCTGGCCTTGAAGCAGACCACGGCGGAGAAGGGCAAGCGGTGCCCCCCCCACGCCCTGCTGGTCCTTGCCAAGGGGCCCatcttggtgctgctgctgctgctctccatcCCCGTCTCCCTGCTGGCCTTCCTGGTGTGGCTGCCCCTCCAGACCGCGCGCCGCCCCTTCGCCTACCAGCACACGCCGAGCCAGGCCCAGCCAGAAGAGTGGGTGCTCCCCGGCAAGGATAAGACCTTCAGCTTTGTCACCAGCAacatctgcctccttccagaGGGCCTGGCCAGATTCAGCAACCTGGCGCACACGGAGTGGCGCGCCAAGCACATTGCCCAACAGCTCACGAAGGCGGTGGCGCGCCGCCCTTCCGCCCTGCTGCACAAGCCCAGTTCCGCCGAGGGCGGCGGGACCCCAGGCCGGAAGAAGTACGGGGCAATGGAGCCCAGCCCCCCACGGGCCTATCAGAGCCTCCCTCGGGGGGATGCCGATGTGACCATTGAATTCcttcaagaggaggaggaggaggaggagggaaaagcccCGGCGCTGGGGGAGATCTCTGCACGGTTCCCCGCCGGCGTGGACTTCCTGTGCCTGCAGGAAGTGTTTGACCTGTGGGCCACAGCGCACATGCGACGGCTCCTAGCCCCCTGCTACGAGCACATCATCTATGACGTGGGCGCCTATGGGCTGGTCGGCTGCTCCGCCTTGAAGGTCCTCAACAGTGGGCTCTTCCTGGCCAGCCGCTACCCGGTGCTGGCCGTGCAGTACCACTGCTACCCCAACGGGACAGGCGAGGACGCCTTTGCCGCCAAGGGGCTGCTCTCTGTGCAG GTTCAGCTGGGAGCTTCCCAAGGCCAAAGGATTGTGGGATACGTGAACTGCACTCACTTGCACGCCCCAGAAC cggaTGCACAGATCCGGTGCGACCAGCTGAGCCTTGGCCTGCTCTGGGCGCAGCTGTTCCAAGATGCGCACACTCAGCCTGGGGACGTGGTGGCCTTCAACGTCTACTGCGGGGACCTCAATTTCGACAACTGCTCTTCAG GTGACGAGATGGAACAAGGCCATGAGATCTTCAGCCTGTACACCGATCCGTGCCGCGTGGGGCCCCGGAAGGACAAACCCTGGGCTATCG GGACCCTGATGGACTACTTGGAGATCTATCAGGAAGACGTATCGACGCCAGAGAACATGAAGAG AACTCTGGAGCAGGTCTCAGGGCGGGAGAAATACCTGGCTGGCCCGGTCCTGGCCAACGGTGACCCCGACCCCTCGGCAACCTCGAGCGAAGGGCGGCGCATTGACTATATCCTTTACCGGGAGCACCCTGGCCCAGTGGAGCTGAAAACA